The genome window CCCAATATGGAATTACAATCGCTAATGGTTGTATTTTTGTTCGTCAAGCTTATGAAGATAAGCATAAGGAACCTCAAATAAATCCTAATGATGGCGTTGTCATAGAGAAACTAAAAGGAAAAGGGTATAAAAGCAGGGATAAATGGCTTGGTTTTCGGAAACTTACGGACTTTGGTAGCACTGAGGAGGAAATAGAACAGAATGTTATAAAAGAGATTGATGACCTATTTGAGCTATTGGATGTTTAATTTATACTATTGTTATGGAAGAAGTTTTCTTGTTGTCTGTAAGACTAATATCTACCGATAAGGAAAGTGAACAAATTGTAGAGAGACTTAAACTTGATGGAATATCTTGTTCGGAGGATGCCGACACTGTTCTTTTGAGTATAGTCTTAGTGTCTTCAGAGGATAGCTTGAAGTATCTTGATGTGTCTTCATTGGTTCAAGATCATAGACAGAAATTGGTTCTTCTCCAGACTTCTGGAGTGTTCGATGTTGGTGAACAGCATTTTTTCAATGCAATACTCTCGTTTCATCAGAATGATGATGCTTACAGTCAAATAAAGTCTTTCTTATATTGTTCTTATAATTTTATTGAGTTTCATTCGTTAATATCTGTTGATTTCTGTGATTTTTATTCCATTATAAATGGACGAAATATAATCTCTATGCAGCGATATGTTTATGCAACAGACGTAGAAGAGGCTTTGTCTCAATTGAAGTACGATAGTACCAACAAGCAGGATAAGTATATTTATGCTATCAGGGGAGCACAAAGTATAGAAGAGGAAGGAAGACTGTTGAAAGCATTTGCCAAGCATATATCAGCAAAACTATGTAGTGATGATTTCAGATTTAACATTGTATCTGGAGGAACAAGACAAGTCGTGTTACTGACAGCAACTCCTTATTGATTAATAATAAATGGTGTCCAGTAAAACAAATGGAAAGTTTTACATGTCCTTGTTTGTTGATAATACAGGCACATTTAGCCAGTGAGGGTTTACTTTTTGTTTTAAACAGTAATCGTTACTGAAAATCATTATTAGAGTGACTTTTAGCTGATAGTTCAGAGAGTAATACTACAGCTGATACCTTTATAGGTCTTCTTTGTTGTAACAAATTGGAGCAGAAAAGTTCTGTTAGATATTGCATAATACAAAGTAAACCCTTTTCTTTTTGATTTATGTTCGTCATTCCTTTGCAGACTGAAATAAAAGCATTAATTTTGTAGGCATAAAAAGAAAAGCAAATGCAGGCAATGATTTTTGCAGCCGGACTCGGTACACGTTTGAAACCACTTACTGACACAATGCCAAAAGCATTGGTAAGGGTGGGAGGTGCGCCACTACTTGAGCATGTTGTCAGAAGGTTGATAGATGCTGGATGCAGTCGTATGGTTGTCAATGTGCATCATTTTGCTGACCAGATAACAGACTATTTGGATGCGCACAACTATGGAGTGGATATCCATGTGTCTGATGAAACAGAGCAGCTCCTTGATACTGGTGGTGGTATCAAGCGAGCTGCTTCGCTTTTTGATCAGCATCAGCCAGTGCTGATTCATAATGTTGACATATTAAGTAATGTGGATTTGGCTGCCTTCTATCGTCATTCTCAGGAGGCAAAGGCTGATGCTATGCTGCTGGTAAGCCGTCGGATTACCCAGCGCTACTTAGTGTTTGACAGCAATATGCGCTTAGTAGGTTGGACGAATGTGGATACAGGTGAGGTGAAGTCGCCTCATGCCGAGATACGTCAGCTGCATTTTGTTTCGCCAACAGAGGAAGATAGTTCTTATTATCAGAACAACTGCTACCTCTGTGCCTTCTCAGGTATTCACGTACTGGCATCCTCTGCGGTGCAGGCTGTTGAAGCTGTTGATGCGGAGAAGTTCCCGATTATGGACTTCTATCTCAACAATTGCGACAGACTTGATATCCGTGGAGAACTGAAAACCGACCTTCATCTGCTTGATGTAGGCAAACTTGACAGCTTGCAAGCTGCTGAAGACTTTATAGCAAATTCAGAGTATCGAAACTCCAAGACGGAGAACTGATATTCTTTAAATACATTCATTTACATGCAACAGAAGATTATCATTTTGGATTTCGGCTCACAGACAACACAGCTTATCGGCCGTCGTGTGCGTGAGTTGGATACCTTCTGCGAGATCCTCCCTTACAACAAGTTCCCGAAGGATGACCCGTCGGTGATTGGTGTAATCCTTTCTGGTTCACCTTATTCCGTACATGACCCGGAGGCTTTCAAGGTAGACCTCAGTCAGTTCGTCGGTAAGATTCCGGTTCTCGGTATCTGTTATGGTGCTCAGTACCTTTCCTATTCAAATGGGGGTAAGGTGGAGCAGACGGGTACACGTGAGTATGGTCGTGCCAATCTGGAGACTATCAACCTTGAGAACCGTCTCTTTGCAGGCTTTGAGAAAGGCTCGCAGGTGTGGATGAGTCACAGTGATACGATTACAGCAATCCCAGAGGATTATGAGATTATTGCCTCTACCGGTGACGTTAAGTATGCTGCCTTTGCGTCAAAGACACAGCCTGTTTGGGCTGTCCAGTTCCATCCGGAGGTTTACCACTCATTGCAAGGCAAGCAGCTGCTGGAGAACTTTGTCGTGAATATCTGCGGTAGCAAGCAGGAGTGGAGTGCAGCTTCATTCGTTGAGAGTGCTGTTCAGGAAATTCGCGAGCAGGTGGGTAGCGACCGTGTTATCCTTGGTCTTTCCGGCGGTGTTGACTCTTCTGTATGTGCAGTATTGCTTAACAAGGCAATCGGCAAGAACCTTACTTGTATCTTCGTAGACCACGGTATGCTTCGCAAGAACGAGTTTACGAAGGTGTTGGAGGCTTATAAGGTACTTGGACTGAACGTAATCGGTGTTGATGCTTCAGACAAGTTCTTCAAGGATCTTGAAGGAGTAACCGACCCAGAGCAGAAGCGTAAGATTATCGGTCGCGACTTCGTTGAGGTGTTCAATGCTGAGGCAAAGAAGATTACGGATGCCAAGTGGCTTGCACAGGGTACGATTTACCCGGACCGTATTGAGAGTCTGAGCATTACAGGTATGGTTATCAAGAGTCACCATAACGTGGGTGGTCTTCCAGAGGAGATGCATCTTCAGCTCTGTGAGCCACTTCGTTGGCTTTTCAAGGATGAGGTTCGCCGTGTAGGTTATGAGCTTGGAATGCCTGAGCGGCTCATCAAGCGTCACCCGTTCCCAGGTCCTGGGCTTGCTGTCCGAATCTTGGGAGACGTCACCCGAGATAAGGTTCGTATCCTTCAGGATGCTGATGATATTTACATCGAGAAGATGCACGGTTACACAATGCCTGACGGTACAAGCCTTTACGACCATGTCTGGCAGGCTGGTACGGTACTGCTCTCTTCCATCCGTTCGGTAGGAGTGATGGGTGATGAGCGCACCTATGAGCACCCGGTTGCACTTCGTGCCGTTACATCAATGGATGCTATGACAGCCGACTGGGCACACCTCCCTTACGATTTCATGGCAGATGTTTCCAATGAAATCATCCGTAAGGTGAAGGGAGTCAACCGTGTATGTTACGATATCTCTTCAAAACCACCTTCAACAATCGAGTGGGAGTAAGATAGAAAACAGACAAAATAGAAGGACAGGGGCGCAAAAGTGCGTCCCTGTTTTTCTTTATGTAATATTATATAGGAGTAAGAGAGGACAGGCTGTTGGCTTGTATGTTAGCTGCAAAATGCTGTTTGTAGTGTTGATAATCAGCGCATAAATCCTCGTATGAGTTGACAGGTTCTGTCTTGATTTCTTGTCTGCTGCGAATTATTTTCGTGAAAAGAAATATTTTTCTTCATGAAAGTAAATATTTCTTTTCATGAAAATAATTCTTTCTTTTCATGAAAATGATTCGCCAGCATTACCTTGTTTGCTGTAGGAATGATAATGTCAGTGAATAGGAGAAGGTGAGTCCTGTCGCTTCTATAGGCTGATATAGGGAAGACATCTGATGTTATTTCATGGTTGTCAGATGATGAACAATGATACAGGCTATAGTGGCTGGTAATAAAAAAGTCCGAAGGCTCATTACGAATCTTCGGACTTGTTGTGTTTGTTTTTCAGAGAGTTGCTTACTTGTTTTTCAGCAAGTCGCGAATCTCAGAGAGCAGTTTCTCCTCGTTAGTAGGCTCTGGTTCTGGTGCTGGAGCAGCTGGCTCCTCTTCTTTCTTTTTAGAGAGCTTGTTGATGCCCTTTACCATTAAGAACACACAGAATGCGATGATGAGGAAGTCAAGCAATGTCTGCAGGAAGTTACCATAGTTGATGGTTGCCGGTTCTGCAGCAGCCATACCAGCAATATCCACTGAAGGCAGTGTCCATTTCAAGTCAGTGAACTTAACGCCACCGATAAGCCATCCGATAGGAGGCATGATGATGTCGTCAACGATAGATGAAACGATCTTGCCGAATGCACCACCGATGATTACACCGACAGCCATGTCAATGGCATTACCCTTTACTGCAAATTCCTTGAATTCTTGAATAAGTTTGCTCATAATTATTGTTGTTAATTTGTTTGTTTACCCTGTGCTTCTATATCCTAAATACCTTCCTTTTGTCATATAGACGTTGCAATCTTGGTTTATAGCGTTGCATCTAACTCGCCTATGTGCGTGACATGTGTCTTTTTTTATAATATTTAATACGCAAAGCGTCTGCAAAAATAAAAAAAAAATTGTATCTTTGCAATCGTAACAAAGAAAATGTTTCATTAGGAGGTAAAAAGAAAATCGTTTTTATAAACTTTCATAAATAAATCAAAGTAAAATGGTAAATGTAGCTATTAACGGCTTTGGCCGTATTGGTCGTCTCGCATTCCGTCAGATGTTCGAGGCTGAAGGTTATGAGGTTGTTGCAATCAACGACTTGACAAGTCCTAAGATGCTCGCACATCTGTTGAAGTATGATACCGCTCAGGGTGGCTTCGCTGGCAAGTTCGGTGAGGGTAAGCACACTGTAGAGGCTACTGAGAATTCAATCATCGTTGATGGTAAGGAAATCAAGATCTCTGCTGAGATGGACGCTGCTAACTGCCCATGGGCTGCTAACAACGTAGACGTAGTTCTCGAGTGTACTGGTTTCTACACATCTAAGGAGAAGGCTTCAGCTCACCTCAAGGCAGGTGCTAAGAAGGTAGTTATCTCTGCTCCGGCAGGTAACGATCTTCCTACTGTTGTTTTCAATACAAACCACAAGACTCTGACTGCAGCTGACACTGTTATCTCTGCAGCTTCTTGTACGACAAACTGCTTGGCTCCTATGGCAGCTGCTTTGAACGGTTACGCTCCAATCCAGTCAGGTATCATGTCAACAATCCACGCTTACACAGGCGACCAGATGATCCTCGACGGTCCACAGCGCAAGGGCGACCTCCGTCGTTCACGTGCAGGTGCTTGTAACATCGTTCCTAACTCAACTGGTGCTGCTAAGGCTATCGGTCTCGTTATCCCAGAGTTGAACGGTAAGTTGATTGGTTCTGCACAGCGCGTTCCAACTCCAACAGGTTCTACAACAATCCTCGTTGCTGTTGTTAAGGGCAAGGATGTTACTGTTGAGGGTATCAATGCTGCAATGAAGGCAGCTACAACTGAGAGCTTCGGTTACACTGAGGATCAGATTGTTTCTTCTGACATCATCGGTATGCGCTTCGGTTCATTGTTCGATGCAACTCAGACAATGGTAAGCAAGATTGACGACGATACATATCAGGTACAGGTTGTTTCTTGGTATGACAATGAGAACTCTTACACTTCTCAGATGGTTCGTACAATCAAGTACTTCGCAGAGTTGAAGTAATACCAACCGAAAGGTCATCTGCAATCCTCTCTTGCGTAGAGAGTCATTGACGGATAAAATAATAGTCCCTGTCAGCTTGCTGGCAGGGATTTTTTTGTTATCTTTGCGACATGAAGAACGAACATACAGGTGAGGGAACGGCTGCAGGCGCAGCTTTCGGTAAGCGTATGATAACCATTCTTGGACCTACCGCCTCGGGTAAGACCGACCTTGCTGCGCATCTGGCAGCCCGTCTCGGTGCTGAAATCATCAGTGCTGACAGCCGTCAGGTGTATCGTGGCATGGACATCGGTACAGGAAAGGACTTGGCTGATTATACGGTTGAGGGGCATACGGTGCCTTATCACCTTATAGATATATGTGAACCCGGGACGAAATATAACCTCTTTCGCTATCAGCAGGACTTCCTTGACTGTTATGAAGATATACGGAATAGGGGAGTGTTGCCTATTCTCTGTGGCGGTACAGGTCTTTATATTGAGGCGGTACTGAAGGGTTATAGCCTTTCACCAGTGCCGCAGAATCCTGGACTTCGCAAAGCGTTGGAGGATAAGTCGCTTGAGGAACTGACAGCAATGCTCGTTGAGCTGAAGGCAAAGAATCATTCCGTCATGCACAATAAGACGGATGTTGACTCCTGTCAGCGTGCTATCCGAGCAATAGAGATTGAAACCTATAACCTCACAAAGCCAACGGAAGAACGGCAATGCCCGCCGATTGACTCATTGATAATCGGTGTGGACATCGACCGTGAGGCACGAAGGCGGAAGATAACAAGCCGTCTGAAGGCTCGTCTTGAAGAGGGGATGATAGCCGAGATAGCCGGACTTCTGAAGCGGGGCATCCCTGCAGAGGACTTGATTTACTATGGTCTGGAGTATAAGTTCGTGACAGAGCATCTCATCGGGAAGCTGTCCTACGACGAGATGTTCCGACAGTTAGAGATTGCCATTCATCAGTTTGCCAAGCGGCAGATGACATGGTTCCGTGGTATGGAGCGTCGTGGCTTTACGATACATTGGGTAAATGCTGCGCAGAAGATGGAAGATAAAGTAGAAGAAATAATGAACTTATGGTAGAGGAAGGAAGATGGGGCATCATTTATTGCCCTAAAGGCGGATTGCTTATCAATCCTGTAAAGCGTTGGGAGCAGGCAGAACGCTGTCTGCAGGAGCACAACATACAGTATGATATGGTGCAGAGCGAGAATCCCCGAAGTGTGGAACGGCTGGTGCGTATGCTGATTGGCAATGGTTACAAGACCATCATCATCTACGGCGGAGACTCGGCACTGAACGATGCAGTCAATTATCTTATGCTCTTAGAGCCTGAAGAGCGTGAGCGTATTACGTTGGGTGTAATTCCGAATGGAGTACTGAATGACTTTGCCCACTTCTGGGGTTTTGATGAATCACGTCTGGAACAGACCGTCGGATGGCTCAAGCAGAAGCGTGTAAGACGGATAGATATTGGTTGTATTCGCTATGAGAACAGGAAGAACGAACGCTGTCGTCGGTATTTCCTTAACTGTGTGAACATTGGTATGGTGGCAAGTATCATGAGCCTGCGCCGCCGTATGCGCCACCTTTTCATATCCCGTACCGTTTCCTTTCTCCTCTCCTGTTTCCTACTTCTGTTCCAGCGTATGGACTATATGATGTCACTGAAAATCAATACTGACAGTATCAAACGGCGTCTGATGACGGTTTGTATAGGCAATGCGCAGGGCTATGGTCAGACACCGAACGCCGTTCCCTATAACGGACTGTTGGATGTCTCCATTGTCTCTCAGCCAAAGATGCTGCAGGCAATGGAAGGAATGTATCTCTTGATGCGGGATAAGATATTGAATCATCGCAGCGTAATGCCTTACAGAACAGCGGAAATGAATGCACAGATAGCCACGCATACGCCTGTCAGCATTGATGGCCGGCTCCTGAACGGTACACCTGTCGGCACGTTCACGGTTAGCGTGGAGAAAGAAGTAATTAACTTTATCATACCAAGTTAAACAGTATATATATAATGTTTGACGTGATATGCAATCGTGTATCACGTCATTTTTATGATGTTATGTGGTATTATTATCTTTCTGTATGTATAGGGTATGATGCAGGTTTTAGGTTTTGTAGTATGAAGAAATATTTGTAGTACTCTTTTATATCATCTGTATTGCCCTTTATCGTGTAGATATAATAAAGTACACTCTCCTGCACCTACAACGTCTCAAATCGCCCCATTTACCCTCCTATGTGACATTATCGGCTCAAACACCATTCAAACGCCCCTCGAATGTAACGCAAATGTAACACGATTGTAACATTTCGTTTTGCATCTCATTCACCCTCCAATATTCTATAACTCTCTGATATACAAACAATCTAATCACGTCCACCCATACATTGTATTTACACATTTTGTTTTACCCCCCTTAGGAAGAGGGGGAGACTCAGATAGAGCCTCTCCCTCTTTGCTTAAAATTAATCAGCCTAATAGTTTCCTCCTTGTCTTATATGGTTGTCTAATTTTCTTTTCCTCGTCCTCGCTTTTGACTGTAACTGTTTATGAGAGGGGTGAGTATTTAGTTCCTAAAAACTAAGCCATCACCAAAGCTATCAATAATCACAGGCTTGTCACGGTTGACAGTGCCTGCAAGCAATGACTTACTAAGGTCATTCAGCACGTAACGCTGGATAGCTCGTTTGACAGGACGTGCTCCGAACTCTGGATCATAGCCAACTTCAGAAAGATAGTTGATGGCTGGGTCAGTCCATTGAAGTTCAATACCCTGTGGCGTAAGCATCTCCTTGACTCTCTCAAGTTGCAGACGAACAACACCACCAATCTGCTCCTTTGTTAGTGGCAAGAACATGATAGTCTCGTCGATACGGTTGAGGAACTCCGGTCGGATGGTCTTTTTCAACATATCCATTACTTCAAGTTTTGTCTTGTCGATTACTTCCTCACGGTTAGCATCGTTAAGATGTTCAAACTGTTGCTGGATATATTGTGAACCAAGGTTAGACGTCATGATGATAATCGTATTCTTGAAGTTCACCGTTCGTCCCTTATTGTCTGTCAGGTGACCATCGTCCAATACCTGCAAGAGGATGTTGAACACATCCGGGTGTGCCTTTTCAATCTCATCGAAGAGCACGACAGAGTAAGGCTTACGGCGTACAGCCTCGGTAAGCTGACCGCCCTCGTCATAACCGACGTATCCTGGAGGAGCACCGATAAGGCGCGTCACACAGAACTTCTCTTGATACTCGCTCATGTCGATTCGGGTCATCATTGACTCGTCATTGAAGAGATAGTCAGCCAATGCCTTTGCCAATTCGGTCTTACCTGTACCCGTAGTACCTAAGAATATGAAAGAAGCAATAGGCTTCTTCGGGTCTTGCAAGCCAGCACGTGAGCGTCGAACAGCATCTGCTACGGCCGTGATAGCCTCGTCCTGTCCGATGACACGCTTGTGCAGTTCATCCTCTAAGTGAAGCAGTTTGTCCTTCTCGCTCTGCAACATTCGTGTGACAGGAATACCCGTCCAGCGACTTACAACCTCTGCGATATCGTCTGACGTAACCTCCTCGCGTACCATTGCCTGTCCA of Prevotella fusca JCM 17724 contains these proteins:
- a CDS encoding nucleotidyltransferase family protein encodes the protein MQAMIFAAGLGTRLKPLTDTMPKALVRVGGAPLLEHVVRRLIDAGCSRMVVNVHHFADQITDYLDAHNYGVDIHVSDETEQLLDTGGGIKRAASLFDQHQPVLIHNVDILSNVDLAAFYRHSQEAKADAMLLVSRRITQRYLVFDSNMRLVGWTNVDTGEVKSPHAEIRQLHFVSPTEEDSSYYQNNCYLCAFSGIHVLASSAVQAVEAVDAEKFPIMDFYLNNCDRLDIRGELKTDLHLLDVGKLDSLQAAEDFIANSEYRNSKTEN
- the guaA gene encoding glutamine-hydrolyzing GMP synthase — translated: MQQKIIILDFGSQTTQLIGRRVRELDTFCEILPYNKFPKDDPSVIGVILSGSPYSVHDPEAFKVDLSQFVGKIPVLGICYGAQYLSYSNGGKVEQTGTREYGRANLETINLENRLFAGFEKGSQVWMSHSDTITAIPEDYEIIASTGDVKYAAFASKTQPVWAVQFHPEVYHSLQGKQLLENFVVNICGSKQEWSAASFVESAVQEIREQVGSDRVILGLSGGVDSSVCAVLLNKAIGKNLTCIFVDHGMLRKNEFTKVLEAYKVLGLNVIGVDASDKFFKDLEGVTDPEQKRKIIGRDFVEVFNAEAKKITDAKWLAQGTIYPDRIESLSITGMVIKSHHNVGGLPEEMHLQLCEPLRWLFKDEVRRVGYELGMPERLIKRHPFPGPGLAVRILGDVTRDKVRILQDADDIYIEKMHGYTMPDGTSLYDHVWQAGTVLLSSIRSVGVMGDERTYEHPVALRAVTSMDAMTADWAHLPYDFMADVSNEIIRKVKGVNRVCYDISSKPPSTIEWE
- the mscL gene encoding large-conductance mechanosensitive channel protein MscL encodes the protein MSKLIQEFKEFAVKGNAIDMAVGVIIGGAFGKIVSSIVDDIIMPPIGWLIGGVKFTDLKWTLPSVDIAGMAAAEPATINYGNFLQTLLDFLIIAFCVFLMVKGINKLSKKKEEEPAAPAPEPEPTNEEKLLSEIRDLLKNK
- the gap gene encoding type I glyceraldehyde-3-phosphate dehydrogenase, whose product is MVNVAINGFGRIGRLAFRQMFEAEGYEVVAINDLTSPKMLAHLLKYDTAQGGFAGKFGEGKHTVEATENSIIVDGKEIKISAEMDAANCPWAANNVDVVLECTGFYTSKEKASAHLKAGAKKVVISAPAGNDLPTVVFNTNHKTLTAADTVISAASCTTNCLAPMAAALNGYAPIQSGIMSTIHAYTGDQMILDGPQRKGDLRRSRAGACNIVPNSTGAAKAIGLVIPELNGKLIGSAQRVPTPTGSTTILVAVVKGKDVTVEGINAAMKAATTESFGYTEDQIVSSDIIGMRFGSLFDATQTMVSKIDDDTYQVQVVSWYDNENSYTSQMVRTIKYFAELK
- the miaA gene encoding tRNA (adenosine(37)-N6)-dimethylallyltransferase MiaA, yielding MKNEHTGEGTAAGAAFGKRMITILGPTASGKTDLAAHLAARLGAEIISADSRQVYRGMDIGTGKDLADYTVEGHTVPYHLIDICEPGTKYNLFRYQQDFLDCYEDIRNRGVLPILCGGTGLYIEAVLKGYSLSPVPQNPGLRKALEDKSLEELTAMLVELKAKNHSVMHNKTDVDSCQRAIRAIEIETYNLTKPTEERQCPPIDSLIIGVDIDREARRRKITSRLKARLEEGMIAEIAGLLKRGIPAEDLIYYGLEYKFVTEHLIGKLSYDEMFRQLEIAIHQFAKRQMTWFRGMERRGFTIHWVNAAQKMEDKVEEIMNLW
- a CDS encoding diacylglycerol/lipid kinase family protein, whose amino-acid sequence is MVEEGRWGIIYCPKGGLLINPVKRWEQAERCLQEHNIQYDMVQSENPRSVERLVRMLIGNGYKTIIIYGGDSALNDAVNYLMLLEPEERERITLGVIPNGVLNDFAHFWGFDESRLEQTVGWLKQKRVRRIDIGCIRYENRKNERCRRYFLNCVNIGMVASIMSLRRRMRHLFISRTVSFLLSCFLLLFQRMDYMMSLKINTDSIKRRLMTVCIGNAQGYGQTPNAVPYNGLLDVSIVSQPKMLQAMEGMYLLMRDKILNHRSVMPYRTAEMNAQIATHTPVSIDGRLLNGTPVGTFTVSVEKEVINFIIPS